A stretch of DNA from Nitrospinota bacterium:
AGAGGGCTTACAAGCTGCAAGAACCAGGAGACGGAAAGGGCTGCTTTCAGGGCGCCGATTCTCCGATTTCGCCTCGAATTGTATTCCCCCCGTTGAATCGGCGGGGCGCAGTTGACAGGGGATGTAATATAAGTTATCTTGATACAAGAGGTTACTAGATAACAAGTGAGAAAAAGTATAACCTTATGGGAGTAAGCCCTCCGGGCTTGCCCACCCCTGGGACTTTCCGGGCCGTAAGTCCCGAGGATGGGAGGGGCGTTCGGGTGCGACGAGCCCTGGCTTACCTTTTGGGCGTGGTCTTGGTGGCCGCCGGTCCTGGTATTTCAGGGGCCGGTACGGTCTCTGGGGCCAGGAAACTTCTCGACCTACCGCCCTTGGGCGGAGGGGGCGAGATAAGTTCATCAAAAGCGGCTGAAGCCACCAAGAAGGCCCACTCTCCCCCACCGGCCACGTTCGATAAAGCCAGTATCCTCGCTGACAAGATCGACCACCTCAAGGGTCGAGACTACGTCATCGCCACAGGCAGCGTCGATATCACCTACCAAAAAACCAACCTCAAAGCCGACCGGGTGGAGTTTAATACCAAGACGGGCGACCTCGTGGCCACGGGAGATGTCTCAGTCAGCTCCGAAGGCAGCCTCATCCTGTGTCAGAAGGCCATATTCAATATCTATACGAAGCGGGGTTTCATGTACGACGCCGAAGGATTCGCCTCTCCCGTCTATTACTTCACCGGCAAGAAGATCGAGAAGGTGGCCGAAGACAAGCTGCGCATCTTCCAGGGGACCCTGACCACGTGCGGGCCCGCGTGCGGAACTGGGCGGTCGCCCTGGACATTCAGGGTGAGACAAGCGAACCTCCAAGTGGACCGCTACGCACACCTCTACGGCTTCGTCCCAAAGATCCTCGGCGTGCCCATCTTCTATCTGCCTTACTACGTGGCATCGATTAAGACGGACCGGGCCACGGGCTTCCTCTCCCCCGTCGTGGGAACCGACAGCGAGGACGGTGTGATCGTCACCAACCGTTTCTTTTGGGTCCTTGGCTCCTCCATGGATGCCACCCTGGGGATGGACTTTCTATCCAACAGGGGGACTGGTTACAGCGGTGAGTTCCGCTACGTTCTCGACCCACGCTCCTCGGGTCAACTGAACGCTGCCTACCTGAAGGATGGGGAGTTTTTCAACCAGGGCATCTCAAACCACCCCTGGCTCTTCGACGATGAGCGTGGTCCGGACGATCTTCCCCTCGGCGGTGAGTTCTACAAGATCACGCTCGATCACAAGCAAGTCTTGCCGGGGGAGGTGGAGATGGTGGGGCGGATGGACCTGGAGGGCGAAGATACGAACTTCGACAGGGAGTTCAGCGACGACCTCAAGTTACGGGCCAGACGGGAGACCGAAAGCTTCGTGTCGCTGACCAAGAACTGGGATAGCAGAAGCATCCAGATCGTCGCCGAGCGGCTGGAGAGCCTGGAAGACAACCTCTTTACGGACGAAGCGGGCCTCACGTTGTTGGGCGACCGGGAGGAGGTCTTCGGGAGGCTTCCCTCAGTCCAGTTCATCCAGCAGCCCGCCCGGATCGCCTCCTCCCCCTTCTACTTCGAGATGGCGAGCTCCTGGACGAACTTCTTCGAAAAGGAGATCGATGAGCGTCTAGACGGCGATGGTTCCCCCCGCTTGCGGGATGTGGAGAACACTCCCCGTTTCGATATCTACCCGAAGGTCTCGCTGCCGATCGCCATTGCTCCTTGGCTTACGGTGACGCCGGCGGCGGCCTTCCGCGAGACATACTGGTGGCGCAATAGAGCGGGCCCCGTCGAAGATCTTACTGTCGGAGATGGCCTTTCCCGGGAAGCCTTTGAGGCTACGGTGGACCTCAAGGGACCAACCTTATACCGCATCTTCAATATCGAGAACCGATGGGCGGAGAAATACAAGCACATTGTCGAGCCGCTTGTTAGCTACCGCTATGTTGCCGAGTTCGATGAGTCCGACAGCCTCCTCATACCCATACCCCTCACGGGAGGCAACTTCGACGCCATCGACACCTTCGATCTGAGCGACGTCGCCGGAACGGTGGGGGTTAACCAGTTGAGATATGGGCTTACGAACCGCATACTTTCAAAAGGCACCGAAGGAGAGATTGCCGAGGTCTTCCGTCTCAATGTGAGCCAACTCTTCGACATAAAAGAGAGCCGAAGGGACGAGCGCAGCGACTTAATCTCCCTTGGACCCATTGAGTTTGACTTGGAGAGCCACATCGTTCCACCTCTTATCTTAAACACGAGAGCCAGTTACGACTACGGCAGTGAGCGGCTGGCAAGCCTTAATTCCACCGTCGGCCTCGAGGTCGGCCGATACGGGACGCTCTACACCGACTATACCTTTTCCAAGGACCCATCTACTGGCGAGGATCTCCAGAGCTTCTATTTCGGGGGTGTGGATGTCAACATCACCGACGCCATCAACGCCCAGTACCAAATCCGGTATGACGAGAGAGGGGGCCAGGTGCTGGAGAACCAGTACGGTCTCGTCTACCGGGGCTGCTGCTGGTCGGTCCAACTGACCCTGTTCGACCGGATTGACGAGACGAAAGTGCTCGTGATGCTTGACCTCAAGGGCATCGGAAGCGTAGGCCGATCGTTCCACGTTGGGTCTGATTTGGGCGGTGGGAGACGAGGTGGGCAGAGGTTGCCCGGAACCATCGGCCAGTCTACCGGTTCCCAGCCCAACACGTCCTTTTAGAGATTTAGGCATCGCTTGGGCCGTGCACGCCTTGAGCGGGCGGACGGGAGTGTTCCGGGACGCTTAAGGTTGTCGGCTCGGGGAGGGAAGGGATGTCAGGGGCTGAGGGCCCGCCAGAGGGTCGCTTCCGTAGTCGAGCTCGATGAGACGACCGCTTTTGATACGTCCTCTGACCCAGCGGGCCGACCGATCAAGAGAGACGGTGCACCGGACGAACGGCTCGCGGCCGGAGCAGCGGGCGGCTGCGTTGAAGAAGGTCTTAATCCGCCCGCCTTTTGCCGCGACGACGACGCCTCCGGAGTAGGTCTCGACCGTTATCGTCGCGCCGTCGGGACGCCGAAAGCGACGGATGCGGCGGCCGTCGGCTGGCCCTGCGGCCAAAGCGCGCGCGGCCTCTTCGTAGGCGCGGGCCGTGGGGAAGCGGGGCGAGGCCCAAAAGAGACTTCGGGCCAGGAACTCCCTGCCCCCTGCAGCGTGCTTCAGGAAATGGAGATCGAGGCTGGAGACCCGCGAAGGGTCGAGGGATGAATCGGGATGGGTCCTGTTCCATCCCTCCAGGCGGGTCCGCTCTCCAGGTGTCAGGGCCCGACGAGCCACCACGGGCTCGCGACTGAAGCCTCCGATAGGCTCGGCGGCAACGACTGGGCCCGCCAGAGATGCGAAGACTCCGAAAAGGACGGCCCAGATGAAGGGCCGGAGGCTTCTTGCGGTGCCAGAACGTAGGCGCATGGAGAGGAAATGCAACATAGGGGCCTAAGCGGGAGCACTTGAAGATGCCGCCCCCTTTGGCCACTATGCCACAGGCTGAAGAGGAAGCCAAGCTCCTGGGCCGTAGGCTTGACAGGGGCTTGGAGTTGGTTCTATTGTAGGGACGGACATCCGTAGAATTTCTGGAGCAAACCCTTGGGTCCTCCGCGCTGACGAGAGGACCGTTATCGCTACTCCGTCGTCTTCGGCAGGTTCTTTGAGCGAACGACGGATAGAGGAGGTGTGCTGTGAGCATTGATGGGAAAATTGCTGAGCTTCAACGGCGTCACGCCGAGGCCGAGTTGGGCGGGGGGCAAGATCGTATCGATCGCCAGCACAAAGTCGGCAAGCTGACCGCCCGCGAGCGGGTCAACATTCTCTTGGACGAAGGGACGTTCGTCGAGTTCGACAAATTCGCCGTTCACCGTTGCACCTACTTCGACATGGACAAAAAGAAAATCCTCGGTGATGGGGTGGTAACGGGCTACGGCAAGATAGACGGTCGCCCCACATACCTCTTTGCTCACGATTTTACCTCGTTTGGCGGCTCTTTAAGCGAGATTTTCTCGATGAAGATCTGCAAGATTATGGATATGGCCATGAAGTCGGGGGCGCCTATAATCGGCCTCTTCGACTCCGGCGGGGCACGGATCCAAGAGGGGGTCGCCAGCCTGGCGGGTTATGGCGAAATTTTCCTACGCAACGTCTTGGCAAGCGGCGTGGTGCCTCAGATATCGGCCATCATGGGCCCCTGCGCAGGCGGGGCGGTCTACAGCCCCGCTGTGACCGACTTCGTCTTCATGGTTCGGGACACGAGCTTCATGTTCATCACTGGGCCAGATGTCATCAAAACCGTCATGGCTGAGGAGGTGACCTTCGACGAGCTTGGCGGTGCGGATATTTGCGCCTCCAAGAGCGGGGTGGCCCACTTCGCAGCCAGTAACGAGGAGGAATGTCTCCTCAACGTCAAGGAACTTTTTAGCTTCTTGCCTCAAAACAACATGGAAGAGCCGCCGCTCGTTCCCACCTCCGACGATCCGGGCCGCATTGACGAGGGGCTCAACCATTTGGTTCCTGACACCCCGCAGATTCCTTACGACATGCTGGAGCTCATCCGGACCGTCGTCGATGACAACAATTTCTTCGAGGTCATGCCCGATTACGCAAAGAACATCATCGTAGGATTCGGCCGTTTCAACGGCCAGACCGTGGGGATTGTGGCCAACCAGCCAGCCTACTTGGCCGGGGTGCTGGATATCGACTCGTCCCTCAAGGGGGCCCGCTTCATACGCTTCTGCGACGCCTTCAACATCCCCATCGTGACCTTCGAGGACGTGCCCGGCTTCCTGCCCGGCGTTGATCAGGAGCACGGCGGGGTCATCAAACACGGGGCCAAGCTTCTCTACGCCTATTGCGAGGCGACCGTGCCCCGCATCACCGTCATCACCCGCAAATCTTACGGCGGAGCCTACGTGGTCATGAGCAGCAAGGCCGTTCGCGGCGACCTCAACTACGCCTACCCGACGGCCGAGATCGCCGTCATGGGTCCCGATGGGGCCGTCGAGATTCTCTACCGGCGGGAGATCGCCGAAGCCGATGACCCAGTCGCCTTTAAGGCTCAAAAGGTTGAGGAATTCAGGGATACGTTTGCAAATCCCTATATGGCCCACGAGTTAGGCTACATAGATGAGGTAATCGAGCCGAAGATGACCCGGGTCAAAGTCATCCAGTCTCTCGAGATGTTGCGAGACAAACGTATGTCCAACCCGCCCAAGAAGCACGGCAACATCCCTTTGTAGGGATCTCGAAATAGGCGAAAAAACCGGAAAAAACGGAAATTCGGAAATTCGGAAATTCCGGAAAATGAGCCAACCGCCCGTCTTTGGCTAGCTGACGGGCGGTTTCCTTTCTAAGGCAGGTTATCTTCTTAATTTAAGATATATAAATTTAGTGCAGTTATGTCATGTTATTCGTTGAAGGAAAATCTTCGCGTCCGTCGCAGGCGAATTTTACTCTTTAGATGTTCAACAGATTATCCATTATAATGCAATATGATATATAGGTACTCTTAATAACATAGTTTAGCCTGTTTCTTATGCATAACGCCTGACATCCACCAATTGACCCTCCGGACGTCAAGACAATTCACTCCAGGATGCCAGCTCGGTGAAGGTGGTCCGGAGCTTGGCGTTTATCTCCATCAGGCGTCCCTCGTCGATGGCGCCCTCCCCCGCGTCGAACCACCTATCGTCGAGGTATAGCGCCTTGGAGAGCTCGATTTGGACCACCCGGAAACCCTTCGAAGAATAGGTGCGGGTGATATGGCCTCCCACAAAGGGCCTGTTTAGAGCGATGAGCTCCTCGTCGCCGGCGGCGACGGGATCGGAAGAAAAAACCTCTGCCATGATGTCGCGGAGGCGCAAGATAAGGGGCTCTGGCAGGCTTGTCCGCTCGCGGCTTCCGATCCCTCCGGCCTCATCCCCGAGGTTGCCGAGGCAGATGAGGGGGCGGCGCTCGCCGGCGTCCATCGCGGCCGGCGGGCCGACGGAGGACATGGTGTGACAGTCGATGAGGAGCCTGACCTCGCCCCGGTGCGCCTCGAGTAGGGCTCCCAACTCCCGGTGATACGGGTGGTAATGGCGCTCCAGGAGGATTTTTTGGAGGTCGCGGTCGGGCGTTTCGTCGGCGCGCCAGATCGGGCGGCCGAACCTCGTCAGCGCCTTGACGGCTCCATCCTCCGCCTCCGGCGGCAGCTCCTCCGGCGGGCGGTTGAGGTCGACGATGGCCCGCGCCACCTCCTGAGTGACCTCACCGAGGACGATATCAGACACGCCGTAAAGCTCGCGCGAGTAGGCATCGCTCTCGTCGAAGATCTCCTCATCGGTCAGCGCACACCGGTCCGCCACTTCAGGAGGGACGGTCAGCCCCCCGTGCGGGATAGAGACAATGAAGGGGAGGAGATGGCCCATGCTCATGCCTAAGGGTGGATAGCGATGGATTTACAAGGGATTACCGGGTGGTCTTGCCTTCGTCGGCTCAGGACCAGACGCCGGGGATGCCGACAGCGCACTTCGGGCAGCGGCCGTCGGGGCCGACCCGCTGCTCTCGAATCAAATAGCCGAGACGCCGAATCAAGGTTGTTCCGCAGCCATGGCACCGGGTGTCCTCATACGAGCCGACCTGGCCGGGGCGGTTTCCAGCGTAGACGTAATGGAGGCCCTCCTCGTAGCCTATCTCGGCCG
This window harbors:
- a CDS encoding LPS-assembly protein LptD translates to MRRALAYLLGVVLVAAGPGISGAGTVSGARKLLDLPPLGGGGEISSSKAAEATKKAHSPPPATFDKASILADKIDHLKGRDYVIATGSVDITYQKTNLKADRVEFNTKTGDLVATGDVSVSSEGSLILCQKAIFNIYTKRGFMYDAEGFASPVYYFTGKKIEKVAEDKLRIFQGTLTTCGPACGTGRSPWTFRVRQANLQVDRYAHLYGFVPKILGVPIFYLPYYVASIKTDRATGFLSPVVGTDSEDGVIVTNRFFWVLGSSMDATLGMDFLSNRGTGYSGEFRYVLDPRSSGQLNAAYLKDGEFFNQGISNHPWLFDDERGPDDLPLGGEFYKITLDHKQVLPGEVEMVGRMDLEGEDTNFDREFSDDLKLRARRETESFVSLTKNWDSRSIQIVAERLESLEDNLFTDEAGLTLLGDREEVFGRLPSVQFIQQPARIASSPFYFEMASSWTNFFEKEIDERLDGDGSPRLRDVENTPRFDIYPKVSLPIAIAPWLTVTPAAAFRETYWWRNRAGPVEDLTVGDGLSREAFEATVDLKGPTLYRIFNIENRWAEKYKHIVEPLVSYRYVAEFDESDSLLIPIPLTGGNFDAIDTFDLSDVAGTVGVNQLRYGLTNRILSKGTEGEIAEVFRLNVSQLFDIKESRRDERSDLISLGPIEFDLESHIVPPLILNTRASYDYGSERLASLNSTVGLEVGRYGTLYTDYTFSKDPSTGEDLQSFYFGGVDVNITDAINAQYQIRYDERGGQVLENQYGLVYRGCCWSVQLTLFDRIDETKVLVMLDLKGIGSVGRSFHVGSDLGGGRRGGQRLPGTIGQSTGSQPNTSF
- a CDS encoding acyl-CoA carboxylase subunit beta gives rise to the protein MDGKIAELQRRHAEAELGGGQDRIDRQHKVGKLTARERVNILLDEGTFVEFDKFAVHRCTYFDMDKKKILGDGVVTGYGKIDGRPTYLFAHDFTSFGGSLSEIFSMKICKIMDMAMKSGAPIIGLFDSGGARIQEGVASLAGYGEIFLRNVLASGVVPQISAIMGPCAGGAVYSPAVTDFVFMVRDTSFMFITGPDVIKTVMAEEVTFDELGGADICASKSGVAHFAASNEEECLLNVKELFSFLPQNNMEEPPLVPTSDDPGRIDEGLNHLVPDTPQIPYDMLELIRTVVDDNNFFEVMPDYAKNIIVGFGRFNGQTVGIVANQPAYLAGVLDIDSSLKGARFIRFCDAFNIPIVTFEDVPGFLPGVDQEHGGVIKHGAKLLYAYCEATVPRITVITRKSYGGAYVVMSSKAVRGDLNYAYPTAEIAVMGPDGAVEILYRREIAEADDPVAFKAQKVEEFRDTFANPYMAHELGYIDEVIEPKMTRVKVIQSLEMLRDKRMSNPPKKHGNIPL
- a CDS encoding N-formylglutamate amidohydrolase, which produces MGHLLPFIVSIPHGGLTVPPEVADRCALTDEEIFDESDAYSRELYGVSDIVLGEVTQEVARAIVDLNRPPEELPPEAEDGAVKALTRFGRPIWRADETPDRDLQKILLERHYHPYHRELGALLEAHRGEVRLLIDCHTMSSVGPPAAMDAGERRPLICLGNLGDEAGGIGSRERTSLPEPLILRLRDIMAEVFSSDPVAAGDEELIALNRPFVGGHITRTYSSKGFRVVQIELSKALYLDDRWFDAGEGAIDEGRLMEINAKLRTTFTELASWSELS